The following proteins are co-located in the Macadamia integrifolia cultivar HAES 741 unplaced genomic scaffold, SCU_Mint_v3 scaffold530, whole genome shotgun sequence genome:
- the LOC122069068 gene encoding enoyl-CoA delta isomerase 2, peroxisomal-like, translating to MCTLEKRGNIFVLTLIGEDEHRLNPKLIKQILSALRQVRAESTRGTALVTKSEGKFFSNGFDLAWAAAAGNESASRMVDLFQQLVAELISFPLPTIAAVIGHAAAAGFILALSHDYVLMRRDRGVIYMSELDIGLTFADYFMALMRSKINSPIARRKVALAAAKVKADEAVKMGMIDSAHDSAEETVEAAVRLAEQLIGRNWDGEVYADIRKSSFPELCEVLGLIDKAKASSKL from the coding sequence ATGTGCACGTTAGAGAAGCGCGGTAACATCTTCGTCCTAACCCTCATCGGCGAAGATGAGCACCgcttaaaccccaaactcaTCAAGCAGATCCTTTCGGCTCTCCGCCAAGTCCGCGCGGAATCAACCCGCGGCACCGCACTGGTCACCAAAAGCGAGGGCAAGTTCTTCTCCAACGGCTTCGATCTGGCATGGGCTGCAGCCGCCGGCAACGAATCCGCCTCCCGCATGGTCGATCTCTTCCAACAACTCGTTGCGGAACTGATTTCTTTTCCATTGCCGACCATAGCCGCCGTGATCGGCCACGCCGCCGCCGCCGGGTTCATACTGGCTCTGAGCCACGACTACGTGCTGATGAGGAGAGACAGGGGAGTGATCTACATGAGCGAGCTCGATATTGGACTCACCTTCGCTGATTACTTCATGGCGTTGATGAGGTCGAAGATCAATTCGCCGATCGCCCGACGAAAAGTGGCTTTGGCAGCTGCGAAGGTGAAGGCGGACGAGGCGGTGAAGATGGGGATGATCGATTCGGCGCACGATAGCGCGGAGGAGACGGTGGAGGCTGCGGTGCGCCTGGCGGAGCAGTTGATCGGGAGGAATTGGGATGGGGAGGTGTACGCCGATATAAGGAAGTCTTCGTTTCCGGAGTTGTGTGAGGTTTTAGGATTGATCGATAAAGCCAAAGCTTCCTCGAAGCTCTGA